One Luteimonas sp. MC1825 DNA segment encodes these proteins:
- a CDS encoding porin produces MAIPHTVRFSALALGVLGALAFAPAQASGFQLKENSVKGLGAAFAGSGVNEGDASVVVNNPASMTRFEGTTVQADLSVIDLSYRFEGSGTDALGRPLTGGDGGEAGDVTPIPAFSVIHKLDNGLAFGAMVSAPFGLKTEYDSDWQGRYFADTSDVKIVNLTLSAALDVNEHVSVGVGAVYSKAEVTLSKAVDFGTLLFSNPATRTLPFALPQARDGHAEIEGDDIGFGWLAGITVRPTDRLSLGLSYQSEIDYELRGTADWTVPGDVRTVFNSNPVTGQLFLDGGAGAKLTTPSTVALVARYDFTDRFAMMANWTQTGWSSLREVRVEFDRPDPDSVEPFEWEDTQFASVGAEYKVTDAWTLRGGVAYDETPTSIEHRTPRLPDANRNWYSIGATWKVSDAMDVDFAFTHLKPKDPKVDYSSGGSTITGPYAGDANLFGVSAQYRF; encoded by the coding sequence ATGGCAATCCCCCACACCGTCCGTTTCTCGGCCCTCGCGCTGGGCGTCCTCGGCGCGCTGGCGTTCGCGCCCGCGCAGGCATCCGGCTTCCAGCTCAAGGAAAACAGCGTCAAGGGCCTCGGCGCCGCGTTCGCGGGCTCCGGCGTCAATGAAGGCGACGCCTCGGTCGTGGTCAACAACCCGGCCTCGATGACGCGCTTCGAAGGCACCACGGTGCAGGCCGACCTGTCGGTCATCGATCTCAGCTACCGCTTCGAAGGCTCGGGCACCGACGCGCTCGGACGCCCGTTGACCGGCGGCGACGGCGGCGAGGCCGGCGACGTGACCCCGATCCCCGCGTTCTCGGTGATCCACAAGCTCGACAACGGCCTGGCGTTCGGCGCCATGGTCAGCGCTCCGTTCGGCCTGAAGACCGAATACGACAGCGACTGGCAGGGCCGCTATTTCGCCGACACGTCCGACGTCAAGATCGTCAACCTGACCCTGTCGGCGGCGCTGGACGTCAACGAGCATGTCTCGGTCGGCGTGGGCGCGGTCTATTCCAAGGCCGAGGTGACGCTGTCCAAGGCGGTCGACTTCGGCACGCTGCTGTTTTCCAACCCGGCCACCCGCACGCTGCCGTTCGCGCTGCCGCAGGCCCGCGACGGCCACGCGGAAATCGAGGGTGACGACATCGGCTTCGGCTGGCTTGCCGGCATCACCGTGCGCCCGACCGACCGCCTGTCGCTCGGCCTGAGCTACCAGTCCGAGATCGACTACGAGCTGCGCGGCACCGCCGACTGGACCGTGCCGGGCGACGTGCGCACCGTGTTCAACAGCAATCCCGTGACCGGCCAGCTGTTCCTGGACGGTGGCGCCGGCGCCAAGCTGACCACGCCGTCCACCGTCGCGCTCGTCGCGCGCTACGACTTCACCGACCGCTTCGCGATGATGGCCAACTGGACGCAGACCGGCTGGTCGTCGCTGCGCGAGGTGCGCGTCGAGTTCGATCGCCCGGATCCGGATTCGGTCGAGCCCTTCGAGTGGGAGGACACCCAGTTCGCGTCGGTCGGTGCCGAATACAAGGTCACCGACGCCTGGACCCTGCGTGGCGGCGTGGCGTACGACGAAACCCCGACCAGCATCGAGCACCGCACCCCGCGCCTGCCCGATGCCAACCGCAACTGGTATTCGATCGGCGCCACCTGGAAGGTCAGCGATGCGATGGACGTGGACTTCGCGTTCACCCACCTGAAGCCGAAGGATCCGAAGGTCGACTACAGCTCGGGCGGCAGCACCATCACCGGCCCCTACGCCGGCGACGCCAACCTGTTCGGCGTGTCGGCGCAGTACCGCTTCTGA
- a CDS encoding rhomboid family intramembrane serine protease, protein MFVSIPTRSRPSPRWATTLLCAVLWAVYLWASTRPEAFEQQLMARWGALSGGLAPADLLASWSDGKRWLRLLSALFVHADWAHLLGNLVFLLIFGLPAERVMGPWRFLLLFLVGGAFANLVTVLAIGAPDQLVIGASGAVSALIGAYLALFPRAHLGVVLPLGLFLEFVRAPAPLLIGIWALLQVVFAYIGPAFGTVAWSAHIAGFAFGVVFALFSRRAIARRLRRRKGY, encoded by the coding sequence ATGTTCGTATCCATCCCGACGCGCTCGCGTCCGTCCCCGCGCTGGGCCACGACGCTGCTGTGCGCGGTGCTGTGGGCGGTCTACCTGTGGGCAAGCACGCGCCCGGAGGCGTTCGAGCAGCAGCTGATGGCGCGCTGGGGGGCCCTCAGCGGCGGCCTGGCGCCGGCCGACCTGCTCGCGTCCTGGTCCGACGGCAAGCGCTGGCTGCGCCTGCTCAGCGCGCTGTTCGTCCACGCCGACTGGGCGCACCTGCTGGGCAACCTGGTGTTCCTGCTGATCTTCGGGCTGCCGGCGGAACGGGTGATGGGGCCCTGGCGCTTCCTGCTGCTGTTCCTGGTGGGCGGCGCGTTCGCCAACCTGGTCACGGTGCTGGCGATCGGTGCGCCCGACCAGCTGGTGATCGGTGCCAGCGGCGCGGTCTCGGCCCTGATCGGCGCCTACCTGGCGCTGTTTCCGCGCGCGCACCTGGGCGTGGTGCTGCCGCTCGGGCTGTTCCTGGAGTTCGTGCGCGCGCCGGCCCCGCTGCTGATCGGCATCTGGGCGCTGCTGCAGGTGGTGTTCGCCTACATCGGCCCGGCGTTCGGAACCGTGGCGTGGTCGGCGCACATTGCCGGGTTCGCGTTCGGCGTGGTGTTCGCGCTGTTCTCGCGGCGCGCGATCGCGCGCCGGCTAAGGCGGCGCAAGGGCTACTGA
- the gpmI gene encoding 2,3-bisphosphoglycerate-independent phosphoglycerate mutase, with translation MPARRKPVVLLILDGWGHRDDPRDNAVALADVPNWRRLYAAGPRTLVHTEGRHVGLPDGQMGNSEVGHMNIGAGRVVYQDLTRVDAAIADGSFFDNAGLRAACATVAPGGTLHVLGLLSPGGVHSHEQHILAMLELAARAGVARVAVHAFTDGRDMPPRSAEPSLRALQAACARHGNAHVASVSGRYFAMDRDQRWKRVRQAWDAIVEASAVHRAPDVVAALAAAYARGENDEFVLPTVIDGAAPMRDGDAVVFMNFRADRARQLTAAFVAPAFEGFHARRPALARFTCLTEYDANLPAPLAFAPDDLANTLGQVLADHGRTQLRIAETEKYAHVTFFFNGGREAPFPGEERILVPSPRVATYDLQPEMSCPEVTARLVDAIAAGRFDAVVCNFANPDMVGHTGDLAAAIKAVEAVDLALGEVVAAVAAQGGDLLVTADHGNVEMMRDPETGQPHTSHTVGPVDLLYVGNRAAAQLRSGGALRDLAPTMLDLLGVAKPAEMTGSSLLA, from the coding sequence ATGCCCGCCCGCCGCAAGCCCGTCGTGCTGCTGATCCTCGACGGATGGGGCCATCGCGACGACCCGCGCGACAACGCCGTGGCCCTCGCCGACGTCCCCAACTGGCGCCGCCTGTACGCGGCCGGGCCGCGCACGCTGGTGCATACCGAAGGCCGCCACGTCGGGCTGCCGGATGGCCAGATGGGCAATTCCGAGGTCGGGCACATGAACATCGGCGCCGGGCGGGTGGTCTACCAGGACCTGACCCGGGTCGATGCCGCGATCGCCGATGGCAGCTTCTTCGACAACGCCGGGTTGCGCGCCGCGTGTGCCACGGTCGCGCCCGGCGGCACGCTGCACGTCCTGGGCCTGCTGTCGCCGGGCGGCGTGCACAGCCACGAGCAGCACATCCTCGCGATGCTCGAGCTTGCCGCGCGCGCCGGCGTGGCCCGCGTCGCGGTGCATGCGTTCACCGACGGCCGCGACATGCCGCCGCGTTCGGCGGAACCAAGCCTGCGCGCGCTCCAGGCCGCCTGCGCGCGGCACGGCAATGCCCATGTCGCCAGTGTCAGCGGCCGCTATTTCGCGATGGACCGCGACCAGCGCTGGAAGCGCGTGCGCCAGGCCTGGGATGCGATCGTCGAGGCCAGCGCCGTGCATCGCGCACCCGATGTCGTGGCCGCGCTGGCCGCCGCCTACGCGCGCGGCGAAAACGACGAGTTCGTGCTGCCCACGGTGATCGACGGCGCCGCGCCGATGCGCGACGGCGACGCGGTGGTGTTCATGAACTTCCGCGCCGACCGTGCGCGGCAGCTCACGGCGGCGTTCGTGGCGCCGGCGTTCGAAGGTTTCCACGCGCGGCGCCCGGCGCTGGCGCGCTTCACCTGCCTGACGGAATACGACGCCAACCTGCCCGCGCCGCTGGCGTTCGCCCCGGACGATCTCGCCAACACGCTGGGCCAGGTGCTGGCCGACCACGGCCGCACCCAGCTGCGCATCGCCGAGACCGAGAAGTACGCGCACGTCACCTTCTTCTTCAACGGTGGCCGCGAGGCGCCGTTCCCGGGCGAGGAGCGCATCCTCGTGCCCAGCCCGCGGGTCGCGACCTATGACCTGCAGCCGGAGATGAGCTGTCCGGAAGTCACCGCGCGCCTGGTCGACGCCATCGCGGCGGGCCGCTTCGACGCGGTGGTGTGCAACTTCGCCAACCCGGACATGGTCGGCCACACCGGCGACCTGGCGGCGGCGATCAAGGCGGTCGAGGCGGTGGACCTGGCACTCGGTGAAGTGGTGGCGGCGGTTGCCGCGCAGGGCGGCGACCTGCTGGTCACCGCCGACCACGGCAACGTCGAGATGATGCGCGACCCGGAGACCGGGCAGCCGCACACCTCGCACACCGTGGGCCCGGTCGACCTGCTGTACGTCGGCAATCGAGCCGCGGCGCAGCTGCGCTCCGGCGGCGCGCTGCGCGACTTGGCGCCAACCATGCTCGACCTGCTGGGCGTGGCGAAGCCGGCGGAGATGACCGGCAGCAGCCTGCTGGCGTGA
- the putA gene encoding bifunctional proline dehydrogenase/L-glutamate gamma-semialdehyde dehydrogenase PutA, with protein MVAVANLDRQAEVSRGLRGGHAKRHGPLESAVPAVDDRPAVTDLPLGALPPPPAPLRAAITAHWLADESDRVRALLDAARQSPEANVAIAATATDLVRRVRRRAGDQGVIEAFMRQYDLGSEEGVLLMCVAEALLRIPDEDTADALIRDKLGEADWKRHVGQSDSVLVNASTWGLMLTGHLVDLADHTRRDVHGAFKRLVGRVGEPVIRLAVRQAMKIMGHQFVMGRTIGEALSRARKGRNAAYRYSFDMLGEAALTQRDADRYLEAYRSAIDAIGRDAGRPADAIVAPSISVKLSALHPRYEHAKRARVLAELAPRLLDLAQRARGHGIGLTIDAEEADRLELSLDVIEAAWRDPSLAGWTGFGIVVQAYQKRAPFVIDWIAALARGGGRCIPVRLVKGAYWDAEVKRAQVDGQAGYPVFTRKPNTDVSYLANARRLFDAGDAVYPMFATHNAQTIAAVHQLAAGRPFEFQKLHGMGDDLYDEVIPADRLGVPCRVYAPVGSHEDLLPYLVRRLLENGANSSFVNRITDESVAIEDLVRDPVDVVAGSDVIPHPRIPLPADLYRSHGIERTNSMGINLADDHQLRALATAVQAATADWQAAPLVPGATPGGAWITVSNPADRRERVGRWQAADTDTVQRALANAVAAQADWNATPAASRAAILEHAADLLEQRMPQFIALCTREAGKTIPDGVAEVREAVDFLRYYAGEARKLFAPEALPGPTGESNTLQLEGRGVFVCISPWNFPLAIFAGQVAAALAAGNSVIAKPAEQTNLIAHAAVGLLHEAGVPPAVLQLVPGDGATVGAALTADPRVAGVAFTGSTATARAINRALAARDAAIGVLIAETGGQNALIADSSALPEQLVKDAIGSAFTSAGQRCSAARVLLVQADIADKVVDMLAGAMAELVVGDPGLLTTDVGPVIDADARALLDAHAAEMRGARLIAEAQLPAATAHGTFFAPRAWEIGALSDLTAENFGPALHVLRWNAGDLDAVVDAINATGYGLTLGIHSRIDETIDRIVARARVGNIYVNRNQIGAVVGVQPFGGQGLSGTGPKAGGPHYLPRFATEKTVTVNTTAAGGNASLLTLGD; from the coding sequence ATGGTAGCCGTCGCCAACCTTGACCGGCAAGCTGAAGTGTCGCGAGGGCTCCGTGGCGGGCACGCGAAGCGGCACGGCCCGCTAGAATCCGCGGTTCCCGCCGTTGACGACCGACCCGCCGTGACCGACCTGCCCCTGGGCGCCCTGCCGCCGCCGCCCGCACCGCTGCGCGCGGCCATCACCGCCCATTGGCTTGCCGACGAGAGCGATCGCGTCCGCGCGTTGCTCGATGCCGCGCGCCAATCGCCCGAGGCCAACGTGGCGATCGCCGCGACCGCCACCGACCTGGTGCGGCGCGTGCGCCGCCGCGCCGGCGACCAGGGCGTGATCGAGGCCTTCATGCGCCAGTACGACCTCGGCAGCGAGGAGGGCGTGCTGCTGATGTGCGTGGCCGAGGCGCTGCTGCGCATCCCCGACGAGGACACCGCCGACGCGCTGATCCGCGACAAGCTGGGCGAGGCCGACTGGAAGCGCCATGTCGGCCAGTCGGATTCGGTGCTGGTCAACGCCTCCACCTGGGGCCTGATGCTCACCGGCCACCTGGTGGACCTGGCCGACCACACCCGGCGCGACGTGCATGGCGCCTTCAAGCGCCTGGTGGGCCGCGTCGGCGAGCCGGTGATCCGGCTGGCGGTGCGCCAGGCGATGAAGATCATGGGGCACCAGTTCGTGATGGGGCGCACGATCGGCGAGGCGCTGTCGCGCGCGCGCAAGGGCCGCAATGCCGCCTACCGCTATTCCTTCGACATGCTCGGCGAAGCCGCGCTGACGCAGCGCGACGCCGACCGCTACCTGGAGGCCTACCGCAGCGCGATCGACGCCATCGGCCGCGATGCCGGCCGCCCGGCGGATGCCATCGTCGCGCCGTCGATCTCGGTGAAGCTCTCCGCGCTGCATCCGCGCTACGAGCACGCCAAGCGCGCGCGGGTGCTGGCCGAGCTCGCGCCGCGCCTGCTCGACCTCGCGCAGCGCGCGCGCGGCCACGGCATCGGCCTGACCATCGACGCCGAGGAGGCCGACCGCCTGGAGCTGTCGCTCGATGTCATCGAGGCCGCCTGGCGGGATCCGTCACTGGCCGGCTGGACGGGCTTCGGCATCGTGGTGCAGGCGTACCAGAAGCGCGCGCCGTTCGTGATCGACTGGATCGCCGCGCTCGCCCGCGGCGGCGGGCGCTGCATCCCGGTGCGCCTGGTCAAGGGCGCGTACTGGGACGCCGAGGTCAAGCGCGCGCAGGTCGACGGCCAGGCCGGCTACCCGGTGTTCACGCGCAAGCCGAACACCGACGTCAGCTACCTGGCCAATGCGCGCCGCCTGTTCGACGCCGGCGACGCGGTCTACCCGATGTTCGCCACCCACAATGCGCAGACCATCGCCGCCGTGCACCAGCTGGCCGCCGGGCGTCCGTTCGAGTTCCAGAAGCTGCACGGCATGGGCGACGACCTCTATGACGAGGTGATCCCCGCCGACCGCCTGGGCGTGCCCTGCCGCGTGTACGCGCCCGTCGGCAGCCACGAGGACCTGCTGCCGTACCTGGTGCGGCGCCTGCTGGAGAACGGCGCCAACTCCAGCTTCGTCAACCGCATCACCGACGAGTCCGTCGCCATCGAAGACCTGGTCCGCGACCCGGTGGACGTGGTCGCCGGCTCCGACGTCATCCCGCATCCACGCATCCCGCTGCCGGCCGACCTGTACCGCAGCCACGGCATCGAAAGGACCAACTCCATGGGCATCAACCTCGCAGACGACCACCAGTTGCGCGCGCTCGCCACCGCGGTCCAGGCCGCGACCGCCGACTGGCAGGCCGCGCCGCTGGTACCCGGCGCCACCCCGGGTGGCGCCTGGATCACGGTCAGCAATCCCGCCGACCGTCGCGAACGCGTCGGCCGCTGGCAGGCGGCGGACACGGACACGGTGCAGCGCGCGCTGGCCAATGCCGTTGCCGCGCAGGCGGACTGGAACGCCACGCCGGCGGCATCGCGCGCCGCGATCCTCGAGCACGCCGCCGACCTGCTCGAGCAGCGCATGCCGCAGTTCATCGCCCTGTGCACGCGCGAAGCCGGCAAGACCATCCCCGACGGCGTGGCCGAGGTCCGCGAGGCGGTCGACTTCCTGCGCTACTACGCGGGCGAGGCACGCAAGCTGTTCGCACCCGAAGCGCTGCCCGGCCCCACCGGCGAGAGCAACACCCTGCAACTTGAAGGCCGTGGCGTGTTCGTCTGCATCAGCCCCTGGAACTTCCCGCTGGCCATCTTCGCCGGCCAGGTGGCCGCGGCGCTGGCCGCCGGCAACAGCGTGATCGCCAAGCCGGCCGAACAGACCAACCTGATCGCGCACGCCGCGGTCGGGCTGCTGCACGAGGCGGGTGTTCCGCCTGCGGTGCTGCAGCTGGTGCCGGGCGACGGCGCCACCGTCGGCGCGGCACTGACCGCCGACCCGCGCGTCGCCGGCGTGGCGTTCACCGGCTCCACCGCCACCGCGCGCGCGATCAACCGCGCGCTGGCGGCGCGCGACGCCGCGATCGGCGTGCTGATCGCCGAAACCGGTGGCCAGAACGCGCTGATCGCCGACTCGTCGGCCCTGCCGGAGCAGCTGGTCAAGGACGCGATCGGTTCGGCGTTCACCTCCGCCGGCCAGCGCTGCTCGGCGGCGCGCGTGTTGCTGGTGCAGGCCGACATCGCCGACAAGGTGGTGGACATGCTGGCCGGCGCGATGGCCGAACTGGTGGTCGGCGACCCGGGGCTGCTGACCACCGACGTCGGCCCGGTGATCGACGCCGACGCGCGTGCGCTGCTCGACGCGCATGCCGCGGAGATGCGCGGCGCGCGCCTGATCGCCGAGGCGCAGCTGCCCGCGGCCACCGCGCACGGCACCTTCTTCGCGCCGCGTGCCTGGGAAATCGGCGCGCTCAGCGACCTCACCGCCGAGAACTTCGGCCCGGCGCTGCACGTGCTGCGCTGGAACGCCGGTGATCTCGACGCGGTGGTGGATGCCATCAACGCCACCGGCTACGGCCTGACGCTCGGCATCCATTCGCGCATCGACGAGACCATCGACCGCATCGTGGCGCGTGCCCGGGTGGGCAACATCTACGTCAACCGCAACCAGATCGGTGCGGTGGTGGGCGTGCAGCCCTTCGGCGGCCAGGGCCTGTCCGGCACCGGCCCGAAGGCCGGCGGCCCGCACTACCTGCCGCGCTTCGCCACCGAGAAGACGGTGACCGTCAACACCACCGCCGCGGGTGGCAACGCCTCGCTGCTGACGCTGGGGGACTAG
- the coxB gene encoding cytochrome c oxidase subunit II has translation MMQARFLRWGMAALASAPMMALAQAGDAKPWQLNMGRGVTATSNNAYDAHMFALWVCVVIGVIVFAAMAYSIFAFRKSKGAVASQFSHNTTAEVVWTVIPVILLVIMVWPATTKLIAMYDTRASEMTVKVTGYQWMWKYDYLGEDVSITSRLDREHDRIRQSGARPDPVANPYYLLEVDNALVVPVDTKIRFVITADDVIHSWWVPALGWKQDAIPGIVNEAWTQIAEPGVYRGQCAELCGKDHGFMPIVVRAVPKAEYQDWLAAEKAKAAPAPVAAPVPVPEVAPEPAAEDAAPATALTTSAVAAPAAG, from the coding sequence ATGATGCAGGCGCGATTCTTGCGGTGGGGTATGGCGGCCTTGGCTTCGGCGCCGATGATGGCGCTGGCGCAGGCGGGCGACGCGAAGCCCTGGCAGCTCAACATGGGCCGCGGCGTGACCGCCACGTCCAACAACGCCTACGACGCGCACATGTTCGCGCTGTGGGTGTGCGTGGTGATCGGCGTGATCGTGTTCGCCGCCATGGCCTACTCGATCTTCGCGTTCCGCAAGTCGAAGGGCGCGGTGGCGTCGCAGTTCAGCCACAACACCACCGCCGAGGTCGTCTGGACGGTGATCCCGGTGATCCTGCTGGTGATCATGGTGTGGCCCGCCACCACCAAGCTGATCGCGATGTACGACACGCGCGCGTCCGAGATGACCGTCAAGGTCACCGGCTACCAGTGGATGTGGAAGTACGACTACCTCGGCGAGGATGTCTCGATCACCAGCCGCCTGGACCGCGAGCACGACCGCATCCGCCAGAGCGGCGCGCGCCCGGACCCGGTGGCCAATCCCTACTACCTGCTCGAAGTCGACAACGCGCTGGTGGTGCCGGTGGACACCAAGATCCGCTTCGTGATCACCGCCGACGACGTGATCCACTCCTGGTGGGTGCCGGCGCTGGGCTGGAAGCAGGACGCCATCCCGGGCATCGTCAACGAGGCCTGGACGCAGATCGCCGAGCCGGGCGTGTACCGCGGCCAGTGCGCCGAGCTGTGCGGCAAGGACCACGGCTTCATGCCGATCGTGGTGCGCGCGGTGCCCAAGGCCGAGTACCAGGACTGGCTGGCGGCCGAGAAGGCCAAGGCCGCGCCGGCGCCGGTGGCAGCACCGGTGCCCGTGCCCGAAGTCGCCCCGGAGCCCGCCGCTGAAGACGCCGCGCCGGCCACCGCCCTGACCACTTCGGCCGTTGCCGCACCCGCGGCCGGCTGA
- a CDS encoding S41 family peptidase, with protein MRACLLTLAIASLLALPVHAQDQEPPQAAAPAAQEEAPASAVPLAEISRYVLVFNAVRSGYVDPVDDRELMQSAIRGLLLDLDPHSAYLERSDAEAFDENTTGAYEGIGVEVMQLPDGSMRVVAPMDDTPAQRAGIRSGDVITAVDGVPLTPSSHDQRGPLRGPPGTEVGITLLREGEAEPLEITLRRETIRTASVRGSIREPGLGYLRVAVFQADTAASFADTLDRLHAEAGTQGLRGLVIDLRSNPGGLLTSAVQIADELLERGGIVSTRGRTAAGDTAFNATAGDRMRDRPVVVLMDAGSASASEVLAGALQDNARACVVGSRSFGKGSVQTVLPLSNGDAVKLTTARYYTPSGTSIQARGIEPDVVLQPEGGATRGGFVEALLPGHLAADDEGAAGSRAGDVLEGEAPVTSAFAILRAIVAGGTCAAPPQ; from the coding sequence ATGCGCGCTTGCCTGTTGACGCTCGCCATCGCCAGCCTGCTGGCCCTGCCCGTGCACGCGCAGGACCAGGAGCCGCCGCAGGCCGCGGCACCGGCCGCGCAGGAGGAGGCGCCGGCCAGCGCGGTGCCGCTGGCCGAGATCAGCCGCTACGTGCTGGTGTTCAACGCCGTGCGCAGCGGCTATGTCGACCCGGTCGATGACCGCGAACTGATGCAGTCCGCGATCCGCGGCCTGCTGCTCGACCTGGACCCGCACAGCGCCTACCTCGAGCGCAGCGATGCCGAGGCCTTCGACGAGAACACCACCGGCGCCTACGAGGGCATCGGCGTGGAGGTCATGCAGCTGCCAGACGGCAGCATGCGGGTGGTGGCGCCGATGGACGACACGCCCGCGCAGCGCGCCGGGATCCGATCGGGTGACGTGATCACCGCCGTCGACGGCGTGCCGCTGACGCCGTCCAGCCACGACCAGCGCGGCCCGCTGCGCGGACCGCCAGGCACCGAGGTCGGCATCACCCTGCTGCGCGAAGGCGAAGCGGAGCCGCTGGAGATCACCCTGCGCCGCGAGACCATCCGCACCGCCAGCGTGCGCGGCAGCATCCGCGAACCTGGCCTCGGCTACCTGCGCGTCGCCGTGTTCCAGGCCGATACCGCGGCCTCGTTCGCGGACACCCTCGACCGCCTGCACGCCGAAGCCGGCACCCAGGGCTTGCGCGGCCTGGTGATCGACCTGCGCAGCAATCCCGGCGGCCTGCTGACCTCGGCCGTGCAGATCGCCGACGAACTGCTCGAGCGCGGCGGCATCGTCAGCACCCGCGGGCGCACCGCCGCCGGCGACACCGCGTTCAACGCCACGGCCGGCGACCGCATGCGCGATCGGCCGGTCGTTGTGCTGATGGACGCCGGCTCGGCGAGCGCGTCGGAAGTCCTGGCCGGCGCACTGCAGGACAACGCGCGCGCCTGCGTCGTCGGCAGCCGCAGCTTCGGCAAGGGTTCGGTGCAGACCGTGCTGCCGCTGTCCAACGGCGATGCGGTCAAGCTGACCACCGCGCGCTATTACACGCCCAGCGGCACGTCGATCCAGGCGCGCGGCATCGAACCCGACGTCGTGCTGCAGCCCGAAGGCGGCGCCACGCGCGGCGGCTTCGTGGAGGCGCTGCTGCCCGGGCACCTCGCCGCGGACGACGAGGGCGCCGCCGGCAGCCGCGCCGGCGACGTGCTCGAGGGCGAAGCGCCGGTGACCTCGGCGTTCGCCATCCTGCGCGCGATCGTGGCCGGCGGCACCTGCGCCGCGCCGCCTCAGTAG
- a CDS encoding peptidoglycan DD-metalloendopeptidase family protein: MHIAAIRLRPASALLALLLLVLAAAAPAAAQDSRDAQRRLETIKRELRDVASERRRLEGQRGAASRELRSADERVARVGRELRETEAALARQEAALATLVARRDALAGTLSAQRKELAGLLRAAYTVEQHAPLKLLLAQDDVAAASRSLAYHGYLQRGRSARIAALSEELAGLDAVERAIASERTALDASHAAQRAQVAALERERANRAESVATLDTRYRDRSAREKALGADAKSLERLLSRLRQAARRAEAERRAAAAAAARARASSTTPAPAGSTRSPVPSAPKVSVARAAPVTVGGLGWPLSGSLLAGYGGRMPDGRSSSGVLIAAAAGRPVTAVADGTVVFSEWMTGYGMILIVDHGNGYMSLYAHNDALLKGPGDRVKRGDAVATVGTSGGQGQPALYFELRRDGKPVDPTSWLQKR, translated from the coding sequence ATGCACATCGCGGCCATCCGCCTGCGGCCGGCCTCGGCCCTGCTGGCCCTGCTGCTGCTGGTGCTCGCAGCCGCAGCGCCGGCCGCGGCGCAGGACAGCCGTGACGCCCAGCGCCGGCTGGAAACCATCAAGCGCGAACTGCGCGACGTGGCCAGCGAGCGCCGCCGGCTCGAAGGCCAGCGCGGTGCCGCCAGCCGCGAACTGCGCAGCGCCGATGAACGCGTGGCGCGCGTGGGCCGCGAACTGCGCGAGACCGAAGCCGCGCTTGCGCGGCAGGAAGCCGCGCTGGCCACGCTGGTCGCAAGGCGCGACGCACTGGCCGGCACGCTGTCGGCACAGCGCAAGGAGCTTGCCGGGCTGCTGCGCGCGGCCTACACCGTGGAGCAGCATGCGCCGCTCAAGCTGCTGCTGGCGCAGGACGACGTGGCCGCCGCCAGCCGCAGCCTCGCCTATCACGGTTACCTGCAGCGCGGCCGCAGCGCGCGCATTGCCGCGCTGTCGGAGGAACTGGCCGGCCTGGACGCGGTGGAGCGCGCGATCGCCAGCGAACGCACCGCACTGGATGCCAGCCACGCCGCACAGCGCGCGCAGGTGGCGGCGCTGGAGCGCGAGCGCGCCAACCGTGCCGAATCGGTGGCCACGCTGGACACGCGCTACCGCGACCGCAGCGCCCGGGAGAAGGCGCTCGGCGCCGACGCCAAGTCGCTGGAACGCCTGCTGTCCCGGCTGCGCCAAGCCGCGCGCCGCGCCGAGGCCGAGCGGCGCGCCGCCGCCGCCGCGGCGGCCCGTGCCCGCGCGTCAAGCACCACGCCGGCTCCTGCCGGTTCGACCCGCAGCCCGGTGCCGTCCGCGCCGAAGGTCAGCGTGGCCCGCGCCGCGCCGGTAACCGTGGGCGGCCTGGGTTGGCCGCTGTCGGGCAGCCTGCTGGCCGGCTACGGCGGGCGCATGCCCGATGGCCGCAGCAGCTCGGGCGTGCTGATCGCCGCCGCCGCCGGCCGGCCGGTGACCGCGGTGGCCGACGGCACCGTGGTGTTTTCCGAATGGATGACCGGCTACGGGATGATCCTGATCGTCGACCACGGCAACGGCTACATGAGCCTGTACGCGCACAACGACGCGCTGTTGAAGGGCCCCGGCGACCGGGTCAAGCGCGGCGACGCGGTCGCCACCGTCGGCACCTCCGGCGGCCAGGGCCAGCCGGCGCTGTACTTCGAGCTGCGCCGCGACGGCAAGCCGGTCGATCCGACCAGCTGGCTGCAGAAGCGCTGA